The DNA window ATCTCTTGCATCGCCTTAACAAAATCCGGCTGCTGTAAAAACACCCTAGTAGTCGGATCAGCAGTCAACTTCGCCCACATCTCCGGTCCCTGAAAAGCATCACCAAACGGATTAGGTGGCGGAGCAGCCCTAGAACGCGAAGCCGAAGCCGTCGCCGCCGATTGAGCATCAGCCAATCCAGACTTCAAAGCTTCATTATTAGGATCAATCTCCAGACCCTTCTTATACGCCGAAACAGCATCTTGATATTGGTGCAAACCGAGGTGAGCCGCGCCTAGCCTGCTGTAACCTTTAGACCAGTCAGGTTTAAGCTCAACGGTCCTTTTGGCGTCCGACAATGCGGCCTCGTATTGATGGAGAGAAGCATACGCAGCGGATCGGTTAGAGTAAAGGACGTGGTTGGTGGGGGAAAGGTTTATAGCATCGGTGAAGTGTTTGATTGCGGCGTTGAAATCACCAGAGGAAAAGGCGGCGTTGCCTTTGGCTTTGGCTTCGTCGGCCATCGGTGGATGAATCTGCTGGCTTTTGGATCTGGTTTTGGGAAAGACGATATCGGATATTTGAGGGTTTTAGGGGTAATTTGCAAAATTTGGAAGGAACGAAATGTAATTATAAAGAAAGAGAAGTTAGAGGAGCAGACTAGAGAGTTCTGGTGCTTCTCGAAGCTTCTTCAGCTTTTGAGTAGTCTACTTGGATTAGGGGTTGTTTGGACGTCAGTTTAATTGTTTTCCCAAATACTTAATCGGGTTTTTGGGCATGAGGAGAATAAGATCACAAGATTTTAATAATGGGTAAACTACATAGGAGGTCATCTAACTATGGTCAACTTTCGTTTTTGGTCAGTTAACTATTAAAAGTTCTAAATTGGTCACCCAACTAATAGGATTTGTTTTTTTAGTCCTTTTCGTTAACTTCCATTAAATGTATGACGGAATAGTGAGTTGGCagtttaaaattttgtatcaaatttaacccttaatatttatacattatctcaatttgatcctaattaaaaaatataaaattaatcttTCAATATGTTGTTCGTCAAGAGCCAATGGACACTCTCAATGGAtcgatattatttttaattagggTTGTCTCTCAACTCTACAAAGAGCCCAAGTACTTGATGCGCTGAGTTCAATAAAGTAAAAGTGTCTTGTTGAATCAAACTCTGTCACGCACAACCACCTATTAGTGATTTAGGTTGTGAATCAGAGCTCATGATGAATGCACATAGATAGGGGTGATCAAAACTCGATTcggttcaaaaaataaaaaaaatcgagttaatcaatttgagttattcgattttttttagtcaactcaaataagtaattctggtttcgagttgaattttacaattcgaataacataTTGGTGTAAATACTTTTTTGGTcattgtcaattttaaaaacGAGCAAATTAgtatttcttaacaaaaattacaaaaaaatcaaataaatttttaaaattccaaaatttatattttaaaaaaataaaaaaataaaaaaattctaaaaaatatataaagaaagttaaaatttaaaaaaaaatctaaaataataattttgaacctaaataagttaactaattattcaaatttatcatacaaaaataattctttttcttattttgattggaaaaaagtttttaaatatatatggtttcaattttatatgttctaacatagaattagttatattgtaataagattttaatttgacatctttcgttttttaatttaactttaacaaattcactcgattcgactcgatttgaatttcatttcactcaacttgattcgaaaattttttgaatcaagttaggatgatagAAAAAGACCtgttaactcgaaattttttcacttaATTCGAATCAATTCAATTGAATGCTCACTCTTAAGTTACCATGGTTAATATTTGTAATAATAAGTgataagattttataaaatttaaatctctCAAAACTCTTATCTTGTAGATGAACTTTAATTTTGACTGTCGATATAATTTAAACTGTATCGTCGAATTTTGGGCATATAAGTAAATGTCTTGTCTTCATTTGTAATTATCTCATTATTGAATAATATAATATCTTTTAGAGCATTTACTCATACACcttttctgtatttttttttgttttttctgtttGACTCAAGTTCTTTTGTCTTTTAAGTTTGTTTCCACTTTATTTCGGTGTTTTAGAGAATTTTCTTAAAGATTTCCTAATTTAAAGAGATAAATTGACTTAGAcgaatttaaagtaaaaaaattgtcTAAAATCACATGATTTGCGAAACTTAAATTTTAGTCCGATGATACTAGAAGTAACATAGATACCCATTGACACCATTTAAAGGCACGAGTTCAAACTCCACTAGAAACAAATGCACATGTTCCCTTATTTGATGATCGTGTGATATACACAATTCAATTCCACATCACCTCACAAAATTAAAAGACAATATCTAccaaaaacaataacaataaattcATTGAGGATTTAGTTGACTCCACAAAAAAAGGTCCCATGTTATTGTTGAGAGAATGGTACCTCCTAATATGTTTGTTCAAactacataattttaaataaacaaataccaTTTTAAAATTCTCAACTATTCCaacactaaaaaaattatataaaaccaCTTAATCTAActcatttttttccctttttgggaaaattttacaCTAAATAAATTCATCAAGCAGACCTAGATTTTTCTTTTGCAAATTCTGGGacttttttacttatataatataaaataaaataaaaaataatgaaatagcaTATtccaataattatcatatttaaattatttatttttattaattgagCCAGATGAGAGAGGGGAAAAATATCACCGCCTATCAGATAGCCACCATACCCCTAAATGGTGCCGCCTATCACTTTGACACCActactaaaatattattattattttcttaacaaaatGCTGTCAAAATACTAGGGTGGTGCCAACCATGCACCACCCTCCACCCCTTTAATtgtaccattttggtaaataatttttGGAGCATGACAtttcagtattttttttaaatattatacagGTAAAAACCCCAAATTCTGATTTATGTTGCATTTTCTACTTCAATAGTTTTGTTACATTTATACCCAAAACTGATACATGAAACTTATAATTTAAAGAAAGGAGAGTGCTGCACTTCAAATTATGAAGTGAACAAAAAATAGTGTTTGGATGCcaggaaaattatgaaaaaacaaAATCAAGCAACAACTTCTTGTTGTTTAGTAGCAAGCTCGTTCTGGATATGTTGAGGGACGACATCAAACTTGGCCAGTTGCATGGTGTAGGATGCACGACCTTTCGTCATACCTCGGAGAGTGCTGACGTATTGGAACATCTCCGCAAGCGGAACAAGGGCATCCACCACCTGCAGTTTAATCCGAAACCAAAACTCATCAACACGATAATATTACAAGCAAAACAAGGAGAAAGCATATATTATGATGATGTGATCCGATATATACCTTGAGTCCTCCAGGCTTATCACCAAAGCTGTTAATCTGGCCTCTCCTTGAGTTGAGATCACCGATCACGTCACCTAAATGTTCTTCGGGTGTGACAACCTCAACTTTCATTATAGGTTCAAGCATCCTAGGGCCAGCCTTTCTAATCCCTTCTCGGAAGGCTCCCCTGGCTGCCAGTTGAAATGCCAATACACTAGAATCGACATCGTGGTAAGAACCATCTACTAGCACGGCACGTACATCAACAACAGGAAAACCTGCAAGGACACCATTACACATACACTCCTCCAGTCCTTTCATCACTCCAGGAATATATTCTTTCGGCACGGCTCCACCTTTGATTTCACTCTTGAACTCGTATCCACTACCTGCCTCCATAGGCTCGAAACGAACAGTAATATCAGCAAACTGCCCTTGTCCACCTGATTGTTTCTTGTGTACGTATTTCACTTCTGAAACTTTGGAAATACTTTCCCGGTAATTAACTTGTGGTGCACCGACATTGGCTTCGACCTACATGCACCAAGCAATCAAAATAATGGCAATTAGAGAAATGTCTGTACACATATAGTTGATCGGGATGATCAAGGGTACTAATATGTTTGGCAATTAGATGTTGCTACAAACCTTGAACTCTCTCTTCAAACGATCAACGATAATCTCGAGATGTAATTCTCCCATTCCTTCAATTACGGTCTGGTTGATCTCTTCATCCCGTGAGAAGTGGAAAGAAGGGTCTTCTTGAGCAAGCTTGATCAAACCATTAGCCATTTTATCGACATCAGCTTTAGTCTTAGGTTCAATAGCAACCTTAATCACGGGATCGGGGAAGTCCATTCGTTCAAGTACAATAGGATGGTCAGGGTCGCTAAGAGTTTCACCTGTAATAGTATCCTTTAGACCTGCAAGAGCAACAATATCACCGGCCAATGCAACCTTAACGTCCTCTCGACTATTAGCGTGCATTTCCAATAGTCTACCGATTCTCTCTTTCTTCCCTTTGTTAGCATTCAAAACATAAGATCCCGCAGCAAGCTTTCCTGAATACACCCTCACAAATGTAAGGGATCCCACAAACGGATCGGTCATGATTTTGAAAGCTAATCCGGAAAACGGTTCTTCATCACTTGCTGTCCTTTCAATTATCACTTCGGGATTCTCAGGATCAGTCCCCTTCATTGCCAGCAACTCAAGAGGAGACGGCAAGTAATCCATAACAGCATCGAGTAATGGCTGAACACCCTTATTTTTAAAAGCCGAGCCGCATAATACAGGTACAAAACTGATTCCAATGGTGCCTTTCCTAATTAATTTCTTAATGGTTTCCTCATCGGGCTCAACTCCTTCCAGATAGTTCTCCATAGCTTGGTCATCTAATTCAACGATCGTTTCTATCATTTGTGATCGGTACTCTTCAGCCAACTCTTGAAGATCAGCCGGAATATCAGCATACTCAAACTTTGCACCCAATTCTTCCCCAGACCAAAGCACAGCTTTCATCTTTACAAGGTCAATGACACCTTTAAAATTATCTTCTGCACCAACCGGTAGTTGAATCACCAGCGGTTTAGCACCCAAATTTGTAACTATCATATCTCTCGTCCGGAAAAAGTTTGCTCCTAGACGATCCATCTTGTTGACAAAGCAAATTCTAGGTACCCCATACTTATCAGCTTGTCTCCATACGGTTTCAGATTGCGGTTCAACACCAGCAACACTGTCGAACAAGCATATAGCTCCATCCAAAACCCTGAGAGCTCGCTCCACTTCAAGTGTGAAGTCAACATGGCCAGGGGTGTCGATAATATTAATCCGGTGGTCTTTCCAAAATGTAGTAGTTGCAGCCGATGTTATGGTAATACCTCTTTCCTGCTCTTGTTCCATCCAGTCCATTGTAGCAGTTCCCTCATGTACCTCACCAATTTTATAGTTTCTTCCTGTGTAGTATAGAATACGTTCTGTTGTCGTTGTCTTTCCGGCATCTATGTGAGCCATAATTCCAATATTGCGATAATCTTTCAAAGGTACAGCACGCTTTGACTCTGTTAACAACCAAAAATATATATCCAATTATCCATTTCACAAACTCACAAAGTTGGAAAAAGAACAATAAAAGTATCATAGAAGCCCTAGGAGCCGGATTGCAATTTGCACCCTCTACTCAAAAGTTGGGCAAATTAGTTCATATACGTTAGATGAAGGAATAAATTGGAccttctgttaaaattttcatccaatcCCTGTGCATCAACATGAGATACACGTAGTGTACTACATGTCACTAATTGATTATTCTTTCAGTTATGCCTATTTTTAAGGGtagaaatagattaaatttttaacaaaagtatTAATTTACTGTTTAATCTAATATAGAATGATTGTACATTtaggcaaaatgcaatttgacacGGCCGTACTTTTACCCAAAAAATTGTCTAAATAAATGGAACACATTACATCGAAAAACAAGAATACTAAAAAATGTGAATCAAAGGACAAATAATTTACATTAGCATTTggaaatattttaagtttttgcATTAATAAACCCGAAAATTAGCTTAAACAAGCAAGCATACCAAATTTCCTATTGCCAAGCgatgaaaaaaactaaaattaaagctAGAACCAACAAAAACCCAGTcttcaaaaattcaaaacataacaaaacaaatcaaaatttcaacaaattacttcataaaattttaagaaaaattcaactaaataacttaaaacgGTAACCCAGAACAAGTAAAAGAACAGAGCCAAAAAACGCAGAAATGGAAAACGTTTACCATCAGCGGCCATAGCAAAGAGAGAGAAGTTCCTTCTCTTCCCCTTTTGTTGACGTGAAATAGGAAGTCTTGAGCCAATTCTGACACTCCCCATGAACTGGGATAAAGAAGAggaaattgaagaagaagaagctcgAGGACGAAGACCCAGAAAACGAGTTGAAGAAGATAAAGGGGTTGGTCTCCTTTGAAACCCATTTAGATTGCACACAGTAGAACTCGAACTCGATACTCTTAGCGCTGTCTCTGCtgccattttttttttttgtttttggccTCACGAATTATCTGTtctttgtttctctttttttttatgtgtGAGGTTAGGGATAACGATAACTTCGTGGTGTTTATATTTCCTACTGATGTGGTTAATGAGTTTGCCATCAATTTATACTTATAATAACGAAAATGCCATACTCTATGGTTGATGATGAGGTTGGAAGCCAACGGCCGTGAGGCTGCCACGTATATTTGAAATTATATGTCCGCATAAACCAGAACGGTGGGGCAGGTTTCCCTAGTGGACTCCTCTCAGCCTATCGTATATTCATGTTCATCCATAATACAAGCATAAAATGGATAATTTGCAATTTATAGAATTATATAgtatttgtattttaatataattatagtaAAATACGAAGACCATATGAatatataacattttaaacataatcaTATCAATGCTTAAACTTTAACAACCTTCACACATGTTTTTTCTGTTTTATTATACATCAATTCGTTATTTTTAATACACTTAAGTTTTTCatttatatttgtataatttattttattatatttataaaagattaataCTTTGTCAGTTCAATTGTCATAATTACTATTACACCAATCTAAAACAGTAAATTCTAGTGTATTTGAAAGTATATGAATAATTTagaaatagtataaaaatttaaccataggaaaataatgatatttttttatataatatctatTCTGAAAATTATGAGTTTGAGTGAGTTTAAAAGTATATGAGTaatttataaatgatataaaatattaattatatatcaatgcatttattatttttatcggCTATTGCCAAGTGCCAAGTGCCAACTATGCCAGTTGAgctttaaaaagtaaaatatatatattcgaagcATCTAAGGTTTTTTACAGGCTGATGTGCCGCATGAAGACCAGACCAACAGCTCGTCCCATTTGGCTACACAGTTCAATTATTTTCAAAGGTTTTGATATATTTAGACGGTTATATtctatatttatgtttaaatatatgtcAAATACgaatatcaaatatataaaagaaaaaacaaaagaaacagagaaaCATAGGGTGTAGCTATGCCAGTAAAAAGGCaaaggaaaagttggtgccaaaaagCCTAGTCTTCGCCATGTATTTGGTGCCAAAAAGCCTAGTCTTCGCCATGTATTTGAAGGAGAAAGATGTCTCATTTGATTACTGGAAAGATAAGTAAAAATTCTTGTAAAATAACAAGATTTCTTCGAAATAAGTGAAATATTTTCCTTCTATTTGCTAAAAATAAGTTATTGGAGTGGTTAAATATTATCAGTTAAGTTAATTTATTACTAATCCATATACTTGTAAAAAATAATACTCTAGTTAATGAAATGGCTAGAATATGGGAGTTCCTTTATATAGACCATGTCTGAAAAACAGCAAAATCATTGTATAAAACTCTAATTCTGATCCATGTCTTTGTTCATGTAAAGTACTGACCTGATCTTTAGTACAATACCTAAATCTCTGTAGGTACAGTAACTGCTAAAACTGAATTCACCAACAATCAACTAGAGTGATACTTTACTTATCACTAACATTCGGACACATGTAGTGTATACTATACCGTCAAATATTTGAGAACGGCTGCACGGATCTTCTCCATGAAAGCCGCTGCTTGCTTCTGCAAGTTAAGATAAAAATGATTGAACTAAGTTATAGGAGTTCTGTCTGAATTGGAAGTGTATTACGGATATAAACGGTGGCAATGTATTTTTATCGAAGTTTTAGGAGAAGCCCAAGTGAAGTTTTCATGGCTGCTAAAAGAAGatgtcaactcaaaacacattgaATGATATTCATGATACAAATGGATAGATATAACATGACAGATGGTATGAATGTTCTGATGTGAACAAGTCGGGTCCATGTTTGTTGGCTACACAGCAGCCAAATAACTACAAGTGCTAATCTTGATAAGGTGATTAGGTTTTGAGAAAACTCACAAAATATCAGTTCAGATATTTTATATCAATTGCAAAAAGAAGGGATGCAAGACCGTTATCGTTGAATAGAAACACCAAAGACAAATGCAGATCCAAGAAGACAACGGAGTGAAAGAAAAGGAgagataaaagaaaataatgggCAACTATAGCAAGCAATAAGGTTCTATCATAATCAAATGAAATCATTTTGTCGCCAATCGGCCAAAACATGGATTTGAAAGCATGGTGTTTACAAGCATTTCGCCTACATGGAACCTGATAATATTTTTATAGCCATCAAACTGACACATGAAGGCCATATCAGCCGCTTTCTATTCTGATTCATGGTGTTTAATATAGTCAATTCCAACAAAGGTCATAGTAACCGTTAAAGCACGCCAATTATGACAACAATAAAGTTCCGAAATGATACGGTAATTGTCTTATAGACAGTTGAGATCGAGCAAAATTATTAGCTCGAGTCCTAGAATCAGTTTTAGGGTAAAACCCAAAAGCTTAAAACATTTAAACCAATAGGTTAGTCGCCAGATCGTACATTATAATCTTCGAGAGACCTAACCTATTGTATTTCACCAGAATATGCATGTATGCAAGTATATACAGAATCTTGAGGATGAAGACAATGCTAACCTGGTTATCCATGTTTGCATTTGCTATGTTTTCATCTAGAAGTGTCAATAAGGATCTATTTAGTTCATTGCCTTCAACCATCTCGAGCAACTGCATGACAATACAAAACCTCAGCTGACCTgcataaaattagaaatataaaaCGGACTCAATGATAGACAGGCAGTTACGGTTGCTTTTATATCTTTGGATGACAAAATCTTGGTGAGGCTTTTCTTCGCAGTTATAAGTTCGGCTTGCATTTTATCATATGCTTCTGCAATCAGAGGACCAAGGATCATTAGTAAAAACGAAAAAGGCATTAACTCTTTAAGAGTTTAACTGTAGTTTATACAG is part of the Gossypium hirsutum isolate 1008001.06 chromosome D11, Gossypium_hirsutum_v2.1, whole genome shotgun sequence genome and encodes:
- the LOC107904509 gene encoding elongation factor G-2, chloroplastic; this translates as MAAETALRVSSSSSTVCNLNGFQRRPTPLSSSTRFLGLRPRASSSSISSSLSQFMGSVRIGSRLPISRQQKGKRRNFSLFAMAADESKRAVPLKDYRNIGIMAHIDAGKTTTTERILYYTGRNYKIGEVHEGTATMDWMEQEQERGITITSAATTTFWKDHRINIIDTPGHVDFTLEVERALRVLDGAICLFDSVAGVEPQSETVWRQADKYGVPRICFVNKMDRLGANFFRTRDMIVTNLGAKPLVIQLPVGAEDNFKGVIDLVKMKAVLWSGEELGAKFEYADIPADLQELAEEYRSQMIETIVELDDQAMENYLEGVEPDEETIKKLIRKGTIGISFVPVLCGSAFKNKGVQPLLDAVMDYLPSPLELLAMKGTDPENPEVIIERTASDEEPFSGLAFKIMTDPFVGSLTFVRVYSGKLAAGSYVLNANKGKKERIGRLLEMHANSREDVKVALAGDIVALAGLKDTITGETLSDPDHPIVLERMDFPDPVIKVAIEPKTKADVDKMANGLIKLAQEDPSFHFSRDEEINQTVIEGMGELHLEIIVDRLKREFKVEANVGAPQVNYRESISKVSEVKYVHKKQSGGQGQFADITVRFEPMEAGSGYEFKSEIKGGAVPKEYIPGVMKGLEECMCNGVLAGFPVVDVRAVLVDGSYHDVDSSVLAFQLAARGAFREGIRKAGPRMLEPIMKVEVVTPEEHLGDVIGDLNSRRGQINSFGDKPGGLKVVDALVPLAEMFQYVSTLRGMTKGRASYTMQLAKFDVVPQHIQNELATKQQEVVA